Proteins encoded by one window of Candidatus Stoquefichus sp. SB1:
- a CDS encoding glycerophosphodiester phosphodiesterase family protein yields MEKIKQLKYYQLLKNILKFEIFYKIIVLLFVSPILRTILKEYLDSVSYGIAFNQDMIFQFLSIKGIIIFLILFISIVLIVYYELYVVINIVTLDLKGSHYSLRQIMLKSFINLKSLRYGTFLICGVYLVLLLPLVHIGYLNSYILRWDIPPFVFGELRLTVIGNVLICLIYLIYYSLFIFTFFAPIYIVLKNQSIIEAVKSSFHLIKKLQAMDKLKILTLIITWLIIESFVMNILPYPILHNRDFNRYFLKYFINSSAFRYSAMQYIILSLGLVIVMTFFIRYIVHIVMKNEKELITINEVSIKTDHLNQRIIQFQKFLLRIIEMMKQKINQLSIYQNHKRFVKIILIIILMILGDFYLSGDAFVHRPWVIGHRGSGYYIENTYEAIKDANDSQADYAEIDIQLSKDGVPMVFHDYNLSRLSSSSANLSDLTAAELEKIELKQNNKTAHMISLENLILKMRENQFHIGLLIELKPSQGNGEEMAKKIVQIIEKYQFHKQAIFMSLDYDSVQYLTNLKPEWWVGYCIYSSVGDIDDSIWNMNIDFLAIEENRASTSFIQKAVKHMLPIYIWTVDNSKKMKQYLDMGVSGLITNYPDLGRNVVDEYEKTDNHYYYYDGKNYPKRAW; encoded by the coding sequence AAGTTTGAAATCTTTTATAAAATAATTGTACTCCTTTTTGTAAGCCCAATTTTAAGAACAATATTAAAAGAATATTTAGATAGTGTGAGTTATGGTATTGCTTTTAATCAGGATATGATATTTCAGTTTTTATCAATCAAAGGAATTATTATTTTTCTTATTTTATTTATAAGTATTGTTTTGATTGTCTATTATGAACTTTATGTTGTTATTAATATTGTAACATTGGATTTAAAAGGTAGTCATTATTCTTTAAGACAAATTATGTTAAAAAGTTTTATAAATTTAAAATCATTACGATATGGAACTTTTTTAATTTGTGGTGTTTATTTGGTTTTATTGTTACCTTTGGTACATATTGGATATTTAAATAGTTATATTTTGAGATGGGATATTCCTCCTTTTGTTTTTGGAGAATTAAGATTAACAGTGATTGGGAATGTTTTAATTTGTCTTATTTATCTGATATATTATTCATTATTTATTTTTACATTTTTTGCTCCAATCTATATTGTATTAAAAAATCAGAGTATTATTGAGGCAGTAAAAAGCAGTTTTCATCTTATTAAAAAGTTACAAGCTATGGATAAGTTAAAGATATTAACGCTGATTATCACATGGTTAATTATTGAATCTTTTGTTATGAATATTTTACCATATCCTATTTTACATAATCGTGATTTTAATAGATATTTTCTTAAATATTTTATTAATTCAAGTGCTTTTCGTTATAGTGCAATGCAATATATTATCTTATCTTTAGGATTGGTTATTGTTATGACTTTCTTTATCAGATATATAGTTCACATAGTTATGAAAAATGAAAAAGAACTCATAACAATTAATGAGGTTTCTATAAAAACTGATCATTTAAATCAACGAATTATCCAATTTCAAAAGTTTTTATTAAGAATAATAGAAATGATGAAACAAAAAATAAATCAATTGTCTATATATCAAAATCATAAAAGATTTGTTAAAATTATTCTTATCATTATTCTAATGATTTTAGGTGATTTTTATTTGAGTGGTGATGCTTTTGTACATCGTCCATGGGTGATTGGACATAGAGGATCAGGGTATTATATAGAGAATACTTATGAAGCTATCAAGGATGCTAATGATAGTCAGGCTGATTATGCTGAAATAGATATTCAGTTATCAAAAGATGGAGTACCAATGGTTTTTCATGATTATAATTTATCTAGATTATCATCTTCTTCAGCAAATCTTTCTGATTTAACTGCTGCTGAATTAGAAAAAATAGAACTAAAACAAAATAATAAGACTGCACATATGATATCTTTAGAAAATCTTATTTTAAAAATGCGTGAAAATCAATTCCATATTGGATTGTTAATTGAGTTGAAACCAAGTCAGGGAAATGGTGAAGAAATGGCAAAAAAAATAGTTCAGATCATTGAAAAATATCAGTTTCATAAACAGGCTATTTTTATGTCATTAGATTATGATAGTGTTCAATACTTAACAAATTTGAAACCTGAATGGTGGGTTGGTTACTGTATTTATAGTAGTGTTGGAGATATTGATGATTCAATTTGGAATATGAATATAGATTTTTTAGCGATTGAAGAAAATCGGGCAAGTACATCATTTATCCAAAAGGCAGTCAAGCATATGTTGCCTATTTATATATGGACAGTTGATAATTCTAAAAAAATGAAACAATATTTAGATATGGGAGTGAGTGGATTGATTACAAACTATCCAGATTTAGGAAGAAATGTTGTAGATGAATATGAGAAAACGGATAATCACTATTACTATTATGATGGGAAAAACTATCCAAAACGAGCATGGTAG
- the asnB gene encoding asparagine synthase (glutamine-hydrolyzing), which translates to MCGIVTICNYTRNLLEYEEKLVRMASLMTKRGPDHEGYFMTPHCLMAHRRLSIIDLKNGNQPMLYTWNDKIYRITYNGEIYNMIKIKNHLLSLGYTFETMSDTEVILASYIEYQENCLDLFEGIFAFVIDDGEKLFIARDQLGVKPLYYFIDPNGTIVIASEIKCILDYKGAAIVDREGVKELLGLGPSLTPGHTIYKDIYSLRPGYYMYFQKTCEPVCYWKLHDEPHTDNLQETIAKVRELVIESVQQQLISDVPLSTMLSGGLDSSIITALTSQYIQPLTTYSITYEDQEKYFKAYDYQTTMDDDYIQEMLSRYPTHHYKITLKQEDLLNNLEESLIARDMPGMADVDSSFLLFSKEISKNHKVALSGECADEIFGGYPWFYKEELYNQPYFPWMRDLDLKLDLFNEKVKALNLKDYIMQKYQDTLNEINTTDQKKQMIYLNTQWFMQTLLTRADSQTMHSSIEVRVPFASVKILQYLYNMPRAYMFMNNEEKGILRQAFEDLLPADIAHRKKNPYPKTHSPIYKQLIQEKLKESLNDPSNILYSFFDKSKLETFINTHGESFTAPWFGQLMMGPQLMAYFYQIYLWGKIYHIQLEF; encoded by the coding sequence ATGTGTGGTATCGTTACAATCTGTAATTACACAAGAAATTTATTAGAATATGAAGAAAAATTAGTGAGAATGGCGAGTTTGATGACAAAAAGAGGACCTGATCATGAAGGTTATTTCATGACCCCTCATTGTTTAATGGCTCATAGAAGATTATCTATTATTGATTTAAAGAATGGCAATCAGCCTATGTTATATACATGGAATGATAAGATTTATAGAATCACTTACAATGGTGAAATTTATAACATGATTAAGATTAAAAATCATTTATTAAGCCTTGGTTATACTTTTGAAACAATGAGTGATACTGAAGTAATTTTGGCAAGTTATATTGAATATCAAGAAAATTGTTTAGATTTATTTGAAGGTATTTTTGCTTTTGTTATTGATGATGGTGAAAAACTTTTTATTGCAAGAGATCAATTAGGTGTTAAACCATTATATTATTTTATTGATCCAAATGGCACAATTGTCATTGCCAGTGAAATCAAATGCATACTTGACTATAAAGGTGCAGCCATTGTTGATCGTGAAGGGGTTAAAGAACTCCTTGGACTAGGTCCTAGCTTAACACCTGGACATACGATTTATAAAGACATTTATTCATTAAGACCAGGATATTATATGTATTTTCAAAAAACATGTGAACCTGTCTGTTATTGGAAGCTACATGATGAACCACATACTGATAATCTTCAAGAAACAATTGCAAAAGTAAGAGAACTTGTGATTGAAAGTGTTCAACAACAATTAATTAGTGATGTTCCACTTTCAACAATGTTATCAGGTGGTTTAGATTCAAGTATTATTACTGCTTTAACAAGTCAGTATATTCAACCATTAACAACTTATAGTATTACTTATGAAGATCAAGAAAAATATTTTAAAGCTTATGACTATCAAACAACTATGGATGATGATTATATTCAAGAAATGTTATCACGTTATCCAACCCATCATTATAAAATCACTTTAAAACAAGAAGATCTTTTGAACAATTTAGAAGAGTCATTAATCGCAAGAGATATGCCAGGTATGGCAGATGTTGATTCAAGTTTCTTACTTTTCTCTAAAGAAATTTCTAAAAATCATAAAGTTGCTTTATCTGGAGAATGTGCAGATGAAATCTTTGGTGGTTATCCATGGTTTTATAAAGAAGAACTTTACAATCAGCCTTATTTTCCATGGATGAGAGATTTAGACTTAAAATTAGATTTATTTAATGAAAAAGTAAAAGCATTAAATCTAAAAGATTATATAATGCAAAAATATCAGGACACATTAAATGAAATTAACACAACAGATCAAAAGAAACAAATGATTTATCTTAATACCCAATGGTTTATGCAAACACTTCTCACACGTGCTGATAGTCAAACAATGCACTCTTCCATCGAAGTTCGCGTTCCCTTTGCTTCTGTTAAAATTTTACAGTATTTATACAATATGCCACGTGCTTATATGTTTATGAATAATGAAGAGAAAGGTATTCTTCGCCAGGCCTTTGAAGATTTATTACCAGCTGATATCGCTCATCGTAAAAAGAATCCTTATCCTAAAACGCATTCACCAATATATAAACAATTAATTCAAGAAAAATTAAAAGAATCATTAAATGATCCTTCTAATATTCTCTATTCTTTTTTTGATAAATCAAAACTTGAAACATTTATTAATACACATGGCGAAAGCTTTACAGCACCTTGGTTTGGTCAATTAATGATGGGACCACAACTCATGGCTTATTTTTATCAAATCTATTTATGGGGTAAAATATACCACATCCAATTAGAATTTTAA
- a CDS encoding helicase-related protein — protein MQCPRCYNQNVKQLYKLNGQYYCRRCIQFQRVFIDESRRTVIKDFPRLQVSYTIPFLLSQTQEQISKQLVKNYQNGLNSLVLAVCGAGKTEIVFELIQYALQQGHRVCFCIPRKELVKELYERIKRAFLGIEIGLLYGGHIENLDAQLIICTMHQLYRFENNVGFQLMIADEVDAFPFYQNKVLQEIFDHCCLGCYVKLSATVSQKDIHDEQLLIMNRRYHGYDLPVPKMILCPESFQKFVTYLLIRYLKKRIIVYVPSLDDVQSMEAYLRAFHIRVSGVSSQHSQNQEVIQSFKHNETDVIVSTTLLERGITIENVQVIIYRGHHALYDERTLIQIAGRVGRKPKYPTGKVYIITSERTRGISQCIQSINNLNTMNV, from the coding sequence ATGCAATGTCCAAGATGTTATAATCAGAATGTAAAACAGTTATATAAATTGAATGGTCAATATTATTGTCGGCGCTGTATACAATTTCAGCGTGTCTTTATTGATGAATCAAGGCGAACAGTAATCAAAGATTTCCCACGTTTACAGGTGTCATACACCATTCCGTTCTTGCTTTCACAAACTCAAGAACAAATATCTAAACAGCTCGTAAAGAATTATCAAAATGGTTTGAATTCGTTAGTGTTGGCTGTTTGTGGTGCTGGTAAAACAGAAATTGTTTTTGAATTGATTCAATATGCATTACAACAAGGACATCGTGTTTGCTTTTGTATTCCTCGTAAAGAACTTGTTAAAGAGTTGTATGAACGGATTAAAAGAGCATTCTTAGGGATAGAAATCGGTTTATTATATGGGGGACATATAGAAAATCTTGATGCACAGTTAATTATTTGTACAATGCATCAATTGTATAGATTTGAAAATAATGTTGGATTTCAATTAATGATTGCTGATGAAGTCGATGCGTTTCCATTTTATCAAAATAAAGTTTTACAAGAAATTTTTGATCATTGTTGTTTAGGGTGCTATGTCAAATTAAGTGCAACTGTCTCTCAAAAAGACATACATGATGAACAACTTTTGATTATGAATCGTCGTTATCATGGGTATGATTTACCTGTTCCTAAAATGATACTTTGTCCTGAGTCATTCCAAAAATTCGTAACTTATCTATTAATTAGATATTTAAAAAAACGAATTATCGTCTATGTCCCAAGTCTTGATGATGTGCAATCAATGGAGGCTTATTTACGTGCTTTTCATATCAGAGTATCCGGTGTTTCATCTCAGCATTCACAAAATCAGGAAGTTATTCAATCGTTTAAACATAATGAAACTGATGTTATTGTTTCAACGACTCTTTTAGAAAGAGGGATAACTATTGAAAATGTTCAGGTCATTATATATCGAGGGCACCATGCTCTGTATGATGAAAGAACATTGATTCAAATTGCAGGACGTGTCGGAAGGAAACCTAAATATCCAACAGGAAAAGTTTATATTATAACAAGTGAAAGAACGCGAGGAATCAGTCAATGTATTCAAAGCATCAACAATCTCAATACGATGAATGTTTAG
- a CDS encoding ComF family protein has translation MYSKHQQSQYDECLVCQTPLVKKISLVQLIHPLPVCIDCLEQFEIIDYHIDFHHYPLHILYRYNEFFKTLLFQYKGLYDQALKDAFLCIFQSKMIQKYREHIVVVAPSTSLENQMRGFAPMEMIASTFSSHIFTGLYKKEKYKQSQMTYDKRQQAVNKIGIHHGEMLRNQKVLILDDVITSSATLNACLSLVLAYNPKSVELLVLSTKKLKEELRFEEGG, from the coding sequence ATGTATTCAAAGCATCAACAATCTCAATACGATGAATGTTTAGTATGTCAAACTCCTTTAGTCAAAAAAATATCATTGGTTCAACTGATTCATCCATTACCAGTTTGTATAGACTGTCTTGAACAATTTGAAATCATTGATTATCATATTGATTTTCATCATTACCCCTTACATATTCTTTATCGTTATAATGAATTCTTTAAAACGCTTCTGTTCCAATACAAAGGTTTATATGACCAAGCTTTGAAAGATGCTTTTTTATGTATATTTCAGTCAAAGATGATCCAAAAATATCGCGAACATATAGTCGTTGTAGCCCCTAGTACATCACTAGAGAATCAGATGAGAGGTTTTGCCCCTATGGAAATGATTGCTTCTACATTCTCATCTCACATTTTTACTGGTTTATATAAAAAAGAAAAGTATAAACAAAGTCAAATGACGTATGATAAAAGACAGCAGGCAGTGAATAAAATAGGAATTCATCATGGAGAAATGTTAAGAAATCAAAAAGTGCTGATTTTAGATGATGTTATCACTTCATCAGCGACTTTAAATGCTTGTTTATCGCTTGTCTTAGCTTATAATCCAAAATCAGTTGAATTATTGGTTTTATCAACTAAGAAATTAAAAGAAGAATTAAGGTTTGAAGAAGGAGGGTAA
- a CDS encoding cold-shock protein: protein MQGKVKWFNAEKGFGFIDRGEGKDVFVHYSQIMQDGYKSLNEGELVEFELYQSDRGLQAKNVVKV, encoded by the coding sequence ATGCAAGGAAAAGTAAAATGGTTTAATGCTGAAAAAGGATTTGGATTCATTGATAGAGGAGAAGGCAAAGATGTTTTTGTTCACTATAGTCAAATTATGCAAGATGGATATAAATCTTTAAATGAAGGGGAATTGGTAGAGTTTGAACTTTATCAAAGTGACCGTGGTTTACAAGCTAAAAATGTTGTAAAGGTTTAA
- the secA gene encoding preprotein translocase subunit SecA yields MASKKQEIRKQIKKKEAKEIEAMGLNPDVEVVDLNDDLGEEIEVETFDDVVKKTAQPIEFNTTPQKQKKGLFGSIKSAFSQDNKILKKLEKQAQQVLDLEPTYQAMSDEELAHQTDVFKEKIAAGSSLDDLLVETFATVREAAFRKLGLKAFKVQIMGAISLHNGDIAEMKTGEGKTLTSIFPVYLNALEGKGVHVVTVNDYLAERDKTDNGKVLEFLGITVGLNKRELSKEEKRAQHACDVTYTTNAELGFDYLRDNMVTRMEDKVLRPLNYALVDEVDSILVDESRTPLIISGGKKNTAALYVQADKFVKSLREEKDYEVDIESKTVALTADGIAKAEKSFKINNLYDPEHTALVHHINQALKANYTMQRDVEYMIATEDGSHDIRNASIMIIDQFTGRVMPGRAYSDGLHQAIEAKEGVPIKEETVTLATITYQNFFRLFNKLAGMTGTAKTEEEEFRTIYNMRVIEIPTNRPVIRDDKPDLIFATQKAKFKAICDEVERRHAYGQPILLGTVSVETSELLSRMLNKRGIRHNVLNAKNHAKEALIIEKAGVMGAVTIATNMAGRGTDIKLGEGVPEIGGLMVIGSERHESRRIDNQLRGRSGRQGDPGCSLFFVSFEDELMQRFASEKIQQFTGNFLEDEAIESKMVTKSIEGAQKRVEGQNFDIRKQLLQYDDVMRQQREIMYKERDDIMSQEDLGEIVKGMFEQAVEQTVRSFTKNDGKSELIDVDGALNYISKNYMLLATLKAHNKENVENDSAKLAKSLSEVIYMQYQNRFNKDLPAEVKLDYERRVLLGVIDHTWINHIDAMQKLRNGIYLRAYAQRDPLQEYTEEAFYMFEEMTKSISQDITRNIVHMGIAPGSEQEKQIPAVQIELEFKAD; encoded by the coding sequence ATGGCAAGTAAAAAACAAGAAATTAGAAAACAAATTAAGAAGAAAGAAGCAAAAGAAATTGAAGCAATGGGATTAAATCCTGATGTGGAGGTTGTTGATTTAAATGATGATCTTGGTGAAGAGATTGAAGTAGAAACATTTGATGATGTTGTTAAAAAAACAGCACAGCCTATTGAATTTAATACAACACCTCAAAAACAGAAAAAGGGTTTGTTTGGTTCTATTAAGAGTGCTTTTTCACAGGATAATAAAATATTAAAGAAACTAGAAAAGCAAGCTCAGCAAGTTTTGGATTTAGAACCAACATATCAGGCAATGAGTGATGAAGAGTTGGCTCATCAGACAGATGTTTTTAAAGAGAAAATCGCAGCTGGTTCAAGTTTAGATGATCTTTTGGTTGAAACATTTGCTACAGTGAGAGAAGCAGCTTTTAGAAAATTAGGATTAAAAGCATTTAAAGTTCAGATTATGGGTGCTATTTCATTGCATAATGGTGATATTGCGGAAATGAAAACAGGCGAAGGAAAAACATTGACTTCTATTTTTCCGGTTTATTTAAATGCATTAGAAGGTAAAGGTGTTCATGTTGTTACAGTCAATGATTATTTAGCTGAACGTGATAAGACTGATAATGGAAAAGTTTTAGAATTTTTAGGAATTACAGTAGGATTGAATAAACGTGAATTATCTAAAGAAGAAAAACGTGCTCAACATGCTTGTGATGTCACATATACAACAAATGCTGAATTAGGTTTTGATTATCTAAGAGATAATATGGTGACAAGAATGGAAGATAAGGTTTTAAGACCTTTGAATTATGCTTTAGTAGATGAGGTCGATTCTATCTTAGTTGATGAATCAAGAACACCTTTGATTATTTCTGGTGGTAAGAAAAATACTGCTGCTTTATATGTTCAAGCAGATAAGTTTGTTAAATCTTTAAGAGAAGAAAAAGATTATGAAGTGGATATTGAAAGTAAAACAGTGGCTTTGACTGCTGATGGAATTGCTAAAGCGGAGAAATCTTTTAAAATTAATAACTTATATGATCCTGAGCATACAGCTTTAGTTCATCATATTAATCAGGCTTTAAAAGCAAACTATACAATGCAACGTGATGTTGAATATATGATTGCTACAGAAGATGGTAGTCATGATATTCGTAATGCAAGCATTATGATTATTGATCAGTTTACTGGTCGTGTTATGCCAGGGCGTGCTTATAGTGATGGGTTACATCAGGCGATTGAAGCTAAAGAAGGTGTACCAATTAAAGAAGAGACAGTGACATTAGCAACAATCACTTATCAAAATTTCTTCCGTCTCTTTAATAAATTAGCTGGTATGACAGGAACAGCTAAGACAGAAGAAGAGGAATTTAGAACAATCTATAATATGCGTGTTATTGAAATTCCTACAAATAGACCTGTTATCCGTGATGATAAACCTGATTTGATTTTTGCGACACAGAAAGCAAAATTTAAGGCAATTTGTGATGAAGTGGAAAGAAGACATGCTTATGGACAGCCAATCTTATTAGGGACTGTTTCTGTGGAAACTTCTGAATTGTTAAGTCGTATGTTGAATAAACGTGGTATTCGTCATAATGTTTTAAATGCTAAGAACCATGCTAAGGAAGCTTTAATTATCGAAAAAGCTGGAGTTATGGGTGCTGTAACAATTGCCACAAATATGGCTGGTCGTGGAACTGACATTAAGTTAGGTGAAGGTGTACCAGAAATTGGTGGTTTGATGGTTATTGGTAGTGAAAGACATGAATCTAGACGTATTGATAATCAGTTAAGAGGTCGTTCTGGACGTCAGGGAGATCCTGGTTGTTCATTATTCTTTGTTTCATTTGAAGATGAATTGATGCAACGATTTGCAAGTGAAAAAATTCAACAGTTTACAGGTAATTTCTTAGAAGATGAAGCCATTGAAAGTAAAATGGTGACAAAATCTATTGAAGGTGCACAAAAACGTGTTGAAGGACAGAACTTTGATATTCGTAAACAATTATTACAATATGATGATGTTATGAGACAACAACGTGAAATTATGTATAAAGAACGTGATGATATTATGTCTCAGGAAGATTTAGGAGAGATTGTTAAAGGAATGTTTGAACAGGCTGTTGAACAAACTGTTCGTAGTTTTACAAAGAATGATGGTAAGAGTGAATTAATTGATGTTGATGGGGCATTGAATTATATTTCTAAAAATTATATGTTATTAGCAACTTTGAAAGCTCATAACAAAGAAAATGTAGAAAATGATTCTGCTAAACTTGCTAAGAGTTTATCAGAAGTTATCTATATGCAATATCAAAATCGTTTCAATAAAGACTTGCCAGCTGAAGTGAAATTAGATTATGAAAGAAGAGTTTTATTAGGTGTTATTGATCATACATGGATTAATCACATTGATGCTATGCAAAAATTAAGAAATGGTATTTATTTAAGAGCATATGCACAAAGAGATCCATTACAAGAATATACAGAAGAAGCCTTTTATATGTTTGAAGAAATGACAAAATCAATTTCTCAAGATATTACTAGAAATATTGTTCATATGGGAATTGCTCCTGGTAGTGAACAAGAAAAACAAATTCCAGCAGTTCAAATTGAATTAGAATTTAAGGCGGATTAA
- the prfB gene encoding peptide chain release factor 2 encodes MELYEIKNGLEKARSLLAELFESSDIIGLKREIEGLTVQTMDEHFWDDQDHAKKIYDQLNEMKKITDAYDQLNASLHELDETYAYVKETEDADFQLVLEEDYEKFYSDLEAFEKTLLFSGEYDHHNAILEIHPGAGGTESQDWAAMLMRMYQRYGDKKGFKVEVLDYLDGEEAGLKSVSLRFIGYNAYGHLKAEKGVHRLVRISPFDSSKRRHTSFASVDIMPEFDNDIEIEIDQNDLRIDTYRASGAGGQHINKTDSAIRITHIPTNTVVTCQSQRSQIQNREQAMIMLKSKLYQLMLEEQASQLSEIKGEQKAIEWGSQIRSYVLHPYSMVKDNRSGYESNNPKAILDGDLDDCIYAYLRSIVKEEENA; translated from the coding sequence ATGGAGTTATATGAGATTAAGAATGGGCTTGAAAAAGCCCGTTCTTTACTAGCAGAGTTATTTGAATCTAGTGATATTATAGGATTGAAGAGAGAAATTGAAGGTTTAACTGTACAAACAATGGATGAACATTTTTGGGATGATCAAGATCATGCTAAAAAAATATATGATCAATTAAATGAAATGAAAAAGATCACAGATGCTTATGATCAGTTGAATGCATCATTGCACGAATTAGATGAAACATATGCTTATGTTAAAGAAACAGAAGATGCAGATTTTCAATTGGTATTAGAAGAAGATTATGAGAAGTTTTATAGTGATTTAGAAGCTTTTGAAAAAACTTTATTGTTTTCTGGTGAATATGATCATCATAATGCAATATTGGAAATACATCCTGGTGCAGGTGGAACTGAGTCACAGGACTGGGCAGCTATGCTGATGAGAATGTATCAAAGATATGGCGATAAAAAAGGCTTTAAAGTAGAAGTTTTAGATTATCTTGATGGTGAAGAAGCTGGTTTAAAATCAGTAAGTTTGCGTTTTATTGGCTATAATGCATATGGTCATCTTAAGGCTGAAAAAGGTGTACATCGTTTAGTTCGTATATCACCATTTGATTCTTCAAAAAGACGCCATACTTCTTTTGCTTCAGTAGATATTATGCCTGAGTTTGATAATGATATTGAAATTGAAATTGATCAAAATGATTTAAGAATTGATACATATCGTGCTTCAGGAGCTGGTGGACAGCATATTAATAAAACTGATTCGGCAATTCGTATTACACATATTCCAACGAATACAGTTGTGACATGTCAATCACAAAGATCACAAATTCAAAATAGAGAACAAGCAATGATTATGTTAAAATCAAAGTTATATCAGTTGATGTTAGAAGAACAGGCTTCTCAATTAAGTGAAATTAAAGGTGAACAAAAAGCAATTGAATGGGGAAGTCAAATTCGTTCTTATGTTTTACATCCTTATTCAATGGTTAAAGATAATCGTAGTGGATATGAGTCTAATAATCCTAAAGCTATATTAGATGGTGATTTAGATGATTGTATTTATGCGTATTTGAGATCTATTGTGAAGGAGGAAGAGAATGCATAA
- a CDS encoding YitT family protein yields the protein MHNMARLIRDTLLVVIGNAILAFGVAVFAVPSQLIVGGATGLSLIIGEFIPMNYASIVFGINMVMLVLGFFVLGKKFAAGTVLSSFIFPFFLSLFESIPQFQHITSDILLSAIYAGIFTGVGLGIVFRLGYSTGGMDVPPIILNKKTGISVALAINVLDIMILIGQVFFSSFEGILYGIITVFVSTFVLDQVIVMGEKNLQVFVISAHHEEIADAIFKEIDRGCTFVNVTTGYFHDQQKAVLCVANNREYAKINDLVMNIDPTAFIIGSEIHSVKGRGFTLPNVDLEKQLRDHL from the coding sequence ATGCATAATATGGCGAGATTGATAAGAGATACTTTACTGGTTGTCATTGGAAATGCCATTTTGGCATTTGGTGTTGCTGTTTTTGCTGTTCCTTCGCAATTGATTGTCGGAGGGGCAACTGGACTATCATTAATTATTGGTGAATTTATTCCGATGAATTATGCATCTATCGTTTTTGGAATTAATATGGTTATGTTAGTTCTAGGTTTCTTTGTATTAGGAAAGAAATTTGCTGCTGGAACAGTATTAAGTTCATTTATTTTTCCATTCTTTTTAAGTTTATTTGAATCTATTCCACAATTTCAACATATTACCAGTGATATCTTATTATCAGCTATTTATGCTGGAATTTTTACAGGTGTTGGTTTAGGGATTGTTTTTAGATTAGGTTATAGTACTGGGGGAATGGATGTTCCACCGATTATCTTAAATAAAAAGACAGGTATTTCAGTTGCTTTAGCAATTAATGTTTTAGATATTATGATTCTTATTGGACAGGTTTTCTTTTCTAGCTTTGAAGGTATTTTATATGGTATTATTACCGTCTTTGTTTCAACTTTTGTATTAGATCAGGTTATTGTGATGGGAGAAAAGAACTTACAGGTTTTTGTGATTTCTGCTCATCATGAGGAGATAGCAGATGCTATATTTAAAGAGATAGATCGTGGTTGTACATTTGTCAATGTTACAACTGGATATTTCCATGATCAACAAAAAGCAGTATTATGTGTTGCTAATAATCGTGAGTATGCTAAAATCAATGATTTGGTTATGAATATTGATCCAACTGCATTTATTATTGGTAGTGAAATACATAGTGTTAAGGGACGAGGATTTACTTTACCTAATGTCGATTTAGAAAAACAATTAAGAGATCATTTGTAA